DNA from Cotesia glomerata isolate CgM1 unplaced genomic scaffold, MPM_Cglom_v2.3 scaffold_814, whole genome shotgun sequence:
aaaatctatcctaaatttaaaaaatataaaaaataaataacataaaaaatatcactCCGATTTAACCAATTTGCTCAACGGCtttacaaaattcaataaataataataaaatttaaataaatgagtgTTGTTTAAATATCTAGATTAAATAAGTGGTCATacatcttatttttaaaaatcttcaagCTCGCAGAATCAACAATATCAGCAGGCCATTGCTCCCACAAGCGAATTACAGTAATgacaaacaaattttcatactGTGTCGTTGTAAAATTTGGTAACTAAAAGTTGATATTGTTTCTCTTGGCTGCCAATCTTTCTGAGCGTCTAACAGAGTCATCTTCGATGAATAATTCACGTAAATACATTGGTTTTTCGATAACTaacaatttgtaaaaatagcaAGCAGCAAAGTAGATACGACGACTTTTAATAGAAAGCCAGCCAAGTTCCCGCCTGTAAGGAGTTATATGCTCACCTCGTTTTAAGCTATAGATAAAGCGCACAGTTGAGTTTAGTGAGCGTTGGAGATTACGGTTATTTTCATAAGTTGAATTCATTAAAACAATGGAGCAATTATCGATTAGAGGCAGAATGGTTGCTGAGACTAAGACTTTTTTGATTCTAgtagtataaatatttttacgaaattttaaGCTATACaaagttgaattaattttactaattgtTTTTGAAACATGAGAATTCCAAGAGAGGTTATGCGATAAATGGAGACCCAGACACTTTGCTGACTATGAAAGGTAGAGTCACCCCATCGATAACGATTTGTGGTAAGCCTTCACGCTGCAATGCTTTGACTTTACTGTTAGATCCTAAAAGCATGGCCTTAGTTTTCAAAAGATTTATTTCTAGGCCATTTTCTTGTTGATGttcgaaaaattcataattttatcgcTGAAAATCCAATTGAAATTGGTAATAACTAATTACTTGTTATTGTGATTTTATATGCTATCTTGATTTTGTAGTAATATTTCGTTTTTCA
Protein-coding regions in this window:
- the LOC123274835 gene encoding uncharacterized protein LOC123274835 isoform X1, which codes for MEQLSIRGRMVAETKTFLILNSKRGYAINGDPDTLLTMKGRVTPSITICDLFLGHFLVDVRKIHNFIAENPIEIVIFRFSEFVVGEHITDCTMCEQSMTNHICQPCNHWFGCSRCVQNMRVFLARVQPNLRCPTCDNVIASFEKIF
- the LOC123274835 gene encoding uncharacterized protein LOC123274835 isoform X2, with the protein product MEQLSIRGRMVAETKTFLILNSKRGYAINGDPDTLLTMKGRVTPSITICGHFLVDVRKIHNFIAENPIEIVIFRFSEFVVGEHITDCTMCEQSMTNHICQPCNHWFGCSRCVQNMRVFLARVQPNLRCPTCDNVIASFEKIF
- the LOC123274835 gene encoding uncharacterized protein LOC123274835 isoform X3, with the translated sequence MEQLSIRGRMVAETKTFLILNSKRGYAINGDPDTLLTMKGRVTPSITICDLFLGHFLVDVRKIHNFIAENPIEIEFVVGEHITDCTMCEQSMTNHICQPCNHWFGCSRCVQNMRVFLARVQPNLRCPTCDNVIASFEKIF
- the LOC123274835 gene encoding uncharacterized protein LOC123274835 isoform X4; its protein translation is MEQLSIRGRMVAETKTFLILNSKRGYAINGDPDTLLTMKGRVTPSITICGHFLVDVRKIHNFIAENPIEIEFVVGEHITDCTMCEQSMTNHICQPCNHWFGCSRCVQNMRVFLARVQPNLRCPTCDNVIASFEKIF